One Vibrio penaeicida DNA segment encodes these proteins:
- a CDS encoding class I SAM-dependent methyltransferase, translated as MQLNLICEAPHRQPELNAIAEQWGLTHDPESEFGLVLTHERLELRKLDEIKLGAIYVDLVGGAVGHRRKFGGGKGQAIAKAAGLNKGATPTILDGTAGLGRDAFVLASLGCKVQMVERNPVVAALLDDGLSRAKLDPEIGGWVSERMSLLHASSLDALNELRNNAEFEAPDVVYLDPMYPHPENKKKSALVKKEMRVFQSLVGADHDADGLLTPAFELATKRVVVKRPDYSDWLDGEKPSMAIETKKNRFDVYVKASMT; from the coding sequence GTGCAGCTGAACCTTATCTGCGAAGCCCCTCATCGACAACCTGAACTCAACGCCATTGCTGAGCAGTGGGGGCTGACTCATGACCCTGAATCTGAATTTGGTTTGGTGCTTACTCATGAACGCTTAGAGCTGCGCAAGTTAGATGAAATAAAGCTTGGGGCGATCTACGTCGACTTAGTGGGTGGAGCCGTCGGTCACAGGCGTAAATTCGGTGGTGGTAAAGGGCAGGCAATCGCCAAAGCTGCGGGTTTAAATAAAGGGGCGACACCGACGATTCTGGATGGCACCGCAGGATTAGGGCGAGATGCATTTGTATTGGCTTCTCTGGGGTGTAAAGTTCAAATGGTGGAGCGAAACCCAGTGGTAGCGGCGCTGTTAGATGACGGCTTATCAAGAGCCAAGCTCGATCCAGAAATTGGTGGCTGGGTGAGTGAAAGAATGTCTCTTCTTCATGCATCGAGTCTCGACGCGTTAAATGAATTGCGTAATAACGCAGAGTTTGAAGCTCCTGATGTGGTTTACCTCGACCCAATGTACCCTCATCCAGAGAACAAAAAGAAATCAGCGTTAGTGAAAAAAGAGATGCGAGTTTTTCAATCGTTAGTCGGTGCAGACCATGATGCTGATGGGTTATTAACGCCTGCTTTTGAACTGGCAACAAAACGCGTTGTGGTTAAACGTCCTGACTATTCCGACTGGTTAGATGGCGAAAAACCGTCCATGGCGATAGAGACCAAAAAAAATCGATTTGATGTATATGTAAAGGCATCAATGACATAA
- a CDS encoding 23S rRNA (adenine(2030)-N(6))-methyltransferase RlmJ gives MLSYRHSFHAGNHADVLKHIVQSLILNALNQKEKPYVYHDTHSGVGRYDLTHEWSEKTGEYKQGIARLWQANNLPEEIHTYLEAVQSLNQDSSLRYYPGSPRVARAHIRKQDRMVLTELHPSDHPLLEQEFHRDRQVSIYKEDGFQRLKASLPPKERRGLVLIDPPYELAHEYRDVVNAIAQSHKRWATGVYAIWYPVVNRHDIDDMLSGLEKLGIRKILQIELGVSADTNERGMTASGMIVINPPWKLESQMKEILPYLKEVIAPVTGHFKVEWIVPE, from the coding sequence TTGTTAAGTTACCGTCACAGCTTCCATGCAGGCAACCATGCCGATGTACTGAAACATATTGTTCAGTCTTTAATACTGAACGCATTGAATCAAAAAGAAAAACCTTACGTGTATCACGATACACACTCTGGTGTGGGTCGCTACGACTTAACGCACGAATGGTCCGAAAAAACGGGCGAATACAAACAAGGTATCGCTCGCTTATGGCAAGCAAACAACCTTCCGGAAGAAATACACACTTACCTTGAAGCCGTCCAGTCTTTGAATCAGGATAGCAGTTTACGTTACTACCCTGGTTCACCTCGTGTCGCACGTGCTCATATTCGCAAGCAAGACAGAATGGTGTTAACCGAACTTCATCCGAGCGATCACCCTCTTTTGGAACAAGAGTTTCATCGTGATCGCCAAGTCAGCATTTACAAAGAAGACGGGTTTCAACGTTTAAAAGCAAGCTTGCCACCGAAAGAGCGACGCGGCCTTGTTTTGATTGATCCGCCTTATGAATTAGCACACGAATACCGCGATGTGGTGAATGCCATTGCCCAATCTCATAAACGTTGGGCGACTGGTGTTTATGCGATCTGGTACCCAGTGGTGAACCGTCACGACATCGATGACATGCTCTCAGGGCTTGAAAAACTCGGAATTAGAAAGATATTACAAATAGAACTGGGCGTCTCTGCCGATACGAATGAGCGCGGCATGACCGCTTCTGGGATGATTGTGATCAACCCGCCATGGAAGCTAGAAAGCCAAATGAAAGAAATTCTTCCATATTTAAAGGAAGTAATTGCGCCAGTAACGGGTCACTTTAAGGTGGAATGGATCGTTCCAGAATAA
- a CDS encoding universal stress protein, giving the protein MSYQHILVTVDLSDDSKILIEKAVKLASPLEAAVSFIHIDVNYAELYTGLIDINLADTQHHNMEASQKQLQILADHANYPIKHTLVGTGDLSGELCEAINDLKIDLVVCGHHQDFWSKLLSSTRQLINCTPVDMLVVPLQDS; this is encoded by the coding sequence ATGAGCTATCAACATATATTGGTCACTGTCGACCTATCAGACGACAGCAAAATTCTGATTGAGAAAGCCGTCAAACTTGCTTCCCCTCTTGAAGCCGCTGTCTCCTTTATTCACATCGATGTGAATTATGCCGAGCTCTATACCGGGCTTATCGATATCAACCTTGCCGATACTCAACACCACAATATGGAAGCTTCCCAAAAACAGCTGCAAATATTGGCCGACCACGCCAACTACCCGATCAAGCACACCTTAGTCGGAACAGGGGATTTGAGCGGCGAGCTATGCGAAGCCATCAATGACCTGAAAATAGACTTGGTGGTATGTGGGCACCACCAAGATTTTTGGAGCAAGCTGCTTTCTTCTACGCGACAGCTCATCAATTGCACTCCAGTCGATATGTTGGTGGTGCCATTGCAAGACAGTTGA
- the gorA gene encoding glutathione-disulfide reductase, whose amino-acid sequence MATHFDYICIGGGSGGIASANRASMYGAKVALIEAQDLGGTCVNVGCVPKKVMWHGAQVAEAMNLYAEDYGFDVDVKGFNWSKLVENRQAYIGRIHQSYDRVLGNNKVNVIKGFAKFVDAKTVEVNGEHYTADHILIAVGGRPTIPNIPGAEYGIDSNGFFDLEEQPKRVAVVGAGYIAVEIAGVLNALGTETHLFVRKESPLRSFDPLIVETLMEVMEAEGPTLHTNSVPKEVVKEDDGSLTLHFESGRSQNVDTLIWAIGRHPATDAINLASTGVETTDYGYIKVDEYQQTNVDGIYCVGDIMEGGIELTPVAVKAGRQLSERLFNNKPNAKMDYNLVPTVVFSHPPIGTIGLTEQEAIDQYGEENVKVYTSGFTAMYTAVTQHRQPCKMKLVCAGDDEKVVGLHGIGFAVDEMIQGFGVAMKMGATKEDFDSVVAIHPTGSEEFVTMR is encoded by the coding sequence ATGGCAACACATTTTGATTATATTTGCATCGGCGGCGGCAGCGGCGGCATTGCCTCTGCAAACCGTGCATCGATGTATGGTGCCAAAGTCGCGCTCATTGAAGCTCAAGATCTTGGCGGTACGTGCGTAAACGTAGGTTGCGTTCCAAAGAAAGTGATGTGGCATGGCGCTCAAGTCGCAGAAGCAATGAATCTGTATGCTGAAGACTATGGCTTCGATGTTGATGTAAAAGGGTTTAATTGGAGTAAGCTGGTTGAAAATCGTCAAGCTTACATTGGCCGTATTCATCAGTCTTACGACCGCGTATTGGGCAACAACAAAGTCAATGTGATTAAAGGCTTTGCTAAGTTTGTTGATGCGAAAACAGTAGAAGTGAACGGCGAGCATTACACCGCAGACCACATTCTGATTGCAGTAGGCGGCCGCCCGACTATCCCTAACATTCCTGGTGCTGAATACGGCATCGACTCCAATGGCTTTTTCGACCTTGAAGAGCAGCCAAAACGCGTAGCGGTTGTGGGTGCAGGCTACATTGCCGTTGAAATCGCAGGCGTACTGAACGCATTGGGCACGGAAACGCATCTGTTTGTGCGTAAAGAGTCACCACTTCGCAGCTTTGACCCGCTTATCGTTGAAACGCTAATGGAAGTGATGGAAGCAGAAGGTCCAACACTTCATACGAATTCAGTTCCAAAAGAAGTGGTAAAAGAAGACGATGGCAGCCTAACGCTGCATTTCGAAAGCGGTCGTAGCCAAAATGTCGATACCCTAATCTGGGCGATCGGTCGTCACCCTGCTACTGATGCTATCAACCTTGCTTCAACAGGTGTTGAAACCACCGATTACGGCTACATCAAAGTAGACGAATACCAGCAAACCAACGTTGATGGTATTTACTGTGTAGGCGACATCATGGAAGGCGGTATCGAACTAACACCTGTTGCGGTTAAAGCGGGTCGCCAGTTGTCTGAGCGTTTGTTCAACAACAAGCCAAACGCAAAAATGGATTACAACCTCGTGCCTACTGTTGTATTCAGCCATCCACCAATTGGCACCATTGGCTTAACCGAGCAAGAAGCCATTGATCAATACGGCGAAGAGAACGTTAAAGTGTACACCTCGGGCTTCACAGCCATGTACACCGCGGTTACTCAGCATCGTCAACCATGCAAAATGAAGCTGGTTTGTGCAGGCGATGATGAAAAAGTGGTTGGCCTACACGGTATTGGTTTCGCAGTAGACGAAATGATTCAAGGCTTCGGCGTCGCCATGAAGATGGGCGCAACCAAAGAAGACTTCGACAGCGTGGTGGCTATCCACCCAACGGGCTCGGAAGAGTTCGTTACCATGAGATAA
- the prlC gene encoding oligopeptidase A, with protein MSNPLLTFTDLPPFSDIKPEHVKPAVEQAIDACRAKVDEVVANNATPSWNSVCAPLAEVDDKLNQIWSPVSHLNSVKNSNELREAYESCLPLLSEYGTWVGQHKGLYDAYKAIKASDEFGTLSQAQKKSIIDALRDFDLSGIGLPADEQHRYGEISKRMSELSSQFSNNVLDATMGWSKQVTDEKELAGMPESALAAAKAAAEAKELDGWLLTLDIPSYLPVLTYCDNQALRKELYEAYVTRASDRGPNAGKWDNTELITEQLKLRHEIARLLGFSAFSEKSLATKMAENPQQVLGFLNELAVKAKPQGEREVQELRDFAEQEFGVSELNLWDIAYYSEKQKQHLFQISDEELRPYFPEDKAVSGLFEVLDRVFGMKVTEREGVDVWHESVKFYDIFDSNGTLRGSFYLDLYAREHKRGGAWMDECRVRRTNADGELQTPVAYLVCNFNKPVGDKPALFTHDEVVTLFHETGHGIHHMLTQIDVSAVSGINGVPWDAVELPSQFLENWCWEEEALAFISGHYETGEPLPKAMLDKMLAAKNFQSAMFILRQLELGLFDFTLHTEYDPDIGARVLETLAQVKEKVAVLPSVEWNRFSHSFSHIFAGGYSAGYYSYLWAEVLSSDAYSRFEDEGIFNEDTGRSFLNNILEMGGSEEPMELFKRFRGREPEIDALLRHSGITA; from the coding sequence ATGTCTAACCCATTACTGACGTTTACTGATCTTCCCCCGTTTTCCGACATTAAGCCAGAGCACGTAAAACCTGCCGTTGAGCAAGCGATTGATGCGTGTCGTGCCAAAGTGGATGAAGTGGTCGCAAACAATGCGACACCAAGCTGGAACAGCGTATGTGCACCATTAGCGGAAGTGGATGACAAACTAAACCAGATTTGGTCTCCAGTGAGTCACTTGAACTCGGTAAAGAACAGCAACGAGCTGCGCGAAGCGTATGAAAGCTGCCTTCCATTGCTGTCTGAGTACGGCACTTGGGTTGGACAACACAAAGGATTGTACGACGCGTACAAAGCAATAAAAGCTTCAGATGAATTTGGTACTTTGTCTCAGGCGCAGAAGAAAAGCATTATTGATGCGCTACGTGACTTTGATTTGTCGGGTATTGGCTTACCAGCAGACGAACAACATCGCTACGGTGAAATCAGCAAGCGCATGTCGGAATTGAGCTCTCAGTTTTCGAACAACGTACTGGACGCTACCATGGGGTGGTCGAAGCAAGTTACCGATGAAAAAGAGCTGGCTGGCATGCCGGAATCGGCATTGGCGGCAGCAAAAGCTGCAGCAGAAGCCAAAGAGCTGGATGGTTGGTTGCTGACGCTGGATATTCCTTCTTATCTTCCAGTTTTGACTTACTGTGATAACCAAGCTCTGCGTAAAGAGCTGTACGAAGCCTACGTGACTCGCGCTTCTGATCGGGGACCTAATGCGGGTAAGTGGGATAATACTGAATTGATCACAGAGCAGTTGAAACTGCGTCATGAAATTGCCCGTTTACTCGGCTTTAGTGCGTTCAGTGAAAAATCACTGGCGACAAAAATGGCTGAAAACCCACAGCAAGTGCTGGGCTTTTTAAACGAGTTGGCGGTGAAAGCCAAACCACAAGGTGAGCGTGAAGTTCAAGAACTGCGTGATTTTGCAGAGCAAGAGTTTGGCGTTTCTGAGCTGAATCTTTGGGACATCGCTTACTACAGCGAGAAACAAAAGCAGCATCTATTCCAGATCTCTGACGAAGAGTTGCGCCCTTACTTCCCTGAAGACAAAGCGGTATCTGGTCTATTTGAAGTCTTGGATCGCGTGTTTGGCATGAAAGTGACTGAGCGTGAAGGGGTAGACGTATGGCATGAGTCGGTGAAGTTTTACGACATCTTCGACAGCAATGGCACACTGCGTGGCAGTTTCTACCTAGACTTGTACGCTCGCGAGCACAAGCGTGGCGGCGCGTGGATGGACGAATGTCGTGTGCGTCGTACTAACGCTGATGGTGAATTGCAAACCCCAGTGGCTTACTTGGTGTGTAACTTCAACAAGCCAGTAGGCGATAAGCCAGCACTATTCACTCACGATGAAGTTGTTACCTTGTTCCACGAAACAGGTCACGGTATTCACCACATGCTGACGCAAATCGATGTATCGGCGGTATCGGGCATCAACGGTGTACCTTGGGATGCCGTCGAACTGCCAAGCCAGTTCCTAGAAAACTGGTGTTGGGAAGAAGAAGCGCTGGCGTTTATCTCGGGTCATTACGAAACGGGCGAACCGCTTCCAAAAGCCATGTTGGATAAAATGCTGGCAGCGAAAAACTTCCAATCCGCGATGTTTATTCTTCGCCAATTAGAGCTTGGCCTGTTCGATTTCACACTTCACACCGAATACGATCCAGACATCGGTGCTCGTGTGCTAGAAACGTTGGCGCAAGTGAAAGAGAAAGTCGCGGTATTGCCAAGCGTTGAGTGGAACCGTTTCTCTCATAGCTTCAGCCATATTTTCGCGGGTGGCTACAGTGCAGGTTACTACAGCTACTTATGGGCAGAAGTGTTGTCTTCAGATGCGTACTCACGTTTCGAAGATGAAGGTATTTTCAATGAAGATACTGGACGTTCATTCCTGAATAACATTCTGGAAATGGGTGGCAGTGAAGAGCCAATGGAATTGTTTAAGCGTTTCCGTGGTCGCGAGCCTGAAATCGATGCCTTGCTCCGTCACTCTGGTATTACCGCGTAA
- a CDS encoding FHA domain-containing protein, whose product MSINHKTQSFDKILSASDNASASPLSENLYFHGGILNSSSGDNIYLRQYHTIGRSKDCHTPLSRNDISRIHAVMFWQENGWYIQDKSTNGVWVNRKRIAKDQTVALQKNDQIALSSKAGDTFTLVSSDEPSDMLINSKSLPSICLNKPFTKLSKQFSLYFENGIWYLETLVDDNWESTKVYDGDTIHIDGGEYTLQTNRIEEKTCQNRPVVRTIEDLTFHINVSSDEEEIQLSINDSEHTATIGGHRLYNQLYLFLCLARQSNSDRALGYEPAHCGWVNLNELSNSLGIEPENTRIRLHRLRTRLRDTASFSGIDACQILQLQGGEVRLNTANIEIVKGGKNES is encoded by the coding sequence ATGTCGATCAACCATAAAACCCAATCATTCGATAAAATACTCTCTGCATCCGATAACGCATCAGCCTCTCCATTATCAGAAAACCTCTATTTCCATGGAGGGATACTGAATTCATCTTCGGGTGACAACATCTATTTAAGGCAGTATCACACGATTGGTCGTTCAAAAGATTGCCATACGCCACTATCACGAAACGATATATCTCGAATACATGCCGTCATGTTTTGGCAAGAAAACGGTTGGTACATTCAAGATAAAAGCACAAATGGTGTCTGGGTAAACCGTAAAAGAATCGCGAAAGACCAAACCGTCGCTCTACAGAAAAACGATCAGATCGCTCTATCTTCAAAGGCTGGTGATACTTTCACATTGGTATCGAGCGATGAACCAAGTGATATGCTGATTAATTCCAAGTCTCTTCCTTCCATTTGCTTGAATAAGCCGTTCACCAAGCTCTCCAAACAGTTTTCCCTCTACTTTGAAAATGGGATTTGGTATCTAGAAACATTGGTTGACGACAACTGGGAAAGCACCAAAGTTTATGATGGCGACACCATTCACATTGATGGTGGAGAATACACACTTCAAACCAACCGCATAGAAGAAAAAACCTGCCAGAACCGTCCGGTGGTGCGAACCATTGAAGATTTGACGTTCCACATAAATGTTTCCAGTGATGAAGAAGAAATCCAGTTATCCATTAATGATTCTGAACACACGGCAACCATTGGCGGGCACCGTCTATACAACCAACTCTATTTGTTCCTTTGTTTGGCTAGACAATCTAATTCTGATCGCGCACTAGGGTACGAACCTGCTCATTGCGGATGGGTGAATTTGAATGAGCTCTCCAATTCACTCGGTATCGAACCTGAAAATACCCGCATACGTCTTCACCGATTGCGCACTCGCTTAAGAGATACCGCCAGCTTTAGCGGTATAGATGCTTGCCAAATCTTACAGCTTCAAGGAGGCGAAGTTCGTTTAAATACCGCCAATATTGAGATAGTTAAAGGCGGAAAGAATGAAAGCTAA
- the asnC gene encoding transcriptional regulator AsnC, with protein sequence MQTATARLDDLDREILKALMEDARTPYAEMAKQFNVSPATIHVRIEKMKAADVIEGTEVIVNTKKLGYDVCCFIGINLNAARDYHSALEKLNALDEVVEAYYTTGAYNIFVKLMCKSIEELQFVLIDKLQAIDEVQSTETLISLQNPINRNVNP encoded by the coding sequence ATGCAAACCGCCACAGCACGTCTTGATGATCTGGACCGCGAAATTCTTAAAGCGCTAATGGAAGACGCCAGAACCCCTTATGCAGAAATGGCAAAGCAGTTCAACGTCAGCCCAGCCACCATTCACGTGCGCATCGAAAAAATGAAAGCGGCGGATGTGATTGAAGGTACGGAAGTGATCGTCAATACCAAAAAACTGGGGTACGACGTCTGCTGTTTTATCGGAATCAACCTCAATGCGGCGCGCGATTACCATTCTGCTCTAGAAAAACTGAATGCTTTAGATGAAGTGGTCGAAGCCTATTACACCACAGGGGCATACAACATTTTTGTAAAGCTCATGTGTAAATCGATCGAAGAGCTGCAATTTGTGCTGATAGACAAACTTCAAGCCATCGATGAAGTTCAGTCGACAGAGACTCTGATTTCTCTACAAAACCCCATCAATAGAAATGTGAATCCCTAA
- a CDS encoding ABC transporter substrate binding protein, with the protein MDIERAYRVRIVGIILTLMLSFALQASENVLVVHSYHQGFFWTDNFQEGLAQRLDTHQIPNRVFYLDSKRLQTPEYFARLENLFKTKLEQESFKAIIVSDNNALNMMQNLHEYVGDTPVIFGGINNYSPKLHKDLNATGISENIDLHNNIRLIKKLQPNVERVVVLTDYSVTGEAARAQIAKYLNENPEDRSLVESVVPESFDKLLDVASGLNAENSILFWIYFRDKQGNVIEDVSWKTLNERANAPVYMAYNAGLGLGSVGGFMQDGFANGSAVGELLVKVLNQKEGEPLPAPRPIRTHLKLDYQVLQQWGMKDSAVLADTILNKPEPYFVQYAREIKVLSMAVFILLVVIGSLLYYMKRLKQSETQAKQSQVLLESIFDQSYQYIGIVDQFGKLVSSNNKLQDLLYVKGAQYGRPIWQYRGWCDESKKIFKEYLEQIGQEDSVRFEAELVRQHYGLSVLDVAIKPLPHEIGDQCHFLLEAQDITARKATEQKLLASEADFRHYYEKQPVMMMTLDENNRIQAVNRFAQELLSYSSQQMLGRKLEDFYAGSVELNARQVLLQPKPHHLSVWRREIEYTTASGFTIWVRENIRPLTETHQLLIVGEDISETHDLSQQLAYQAQHDLLTGTYNRNFFEQQLQKAMVEVEGHVRTHAMLFLDLDQLKVINDTVGHEAGDEAIAFCALLIQQILPNSAILSRMGGDEFAVLLRDCTKSEATDIAQSIIDQLNQHPFVRDDLTLNISCSIGIRLIDHTADSPQMVHAHADTACHAAKEEGRNRYQLYLLHDEELKQREREMESVNLVHEAIANERLQLFAQQIQGLDEENAHQCYFEILVRLVDSNGDYISPGVFMPATERYNIAHLVDKFVVTRTLSWLDEHPEQAAYLDRVSINVSGQSVGNQDFMTTLKDALQQSNFPNHKICLEITETAAIHSIKQASQAFTELKSLGCLVALDDFGSGLSSFGYLKTLPVDIVKIDGIFVRDIDQNESDYVMVRSINDLAQQMGKVTVAEFVESSAVMACLSKLGVNYGQGYHIGMPKPLSELVDELVQEKRTLLTENE; encoded by the coding sequence ATGGATATAGAGAGAGCGTACCGAGTGCGGATTGTTGGGATAATACTAACGCTCATGTTGAGCTTTGCCTTACAGGCGAGCGAGAACGTATTGGTGGTGCATTCATACCATCAAGGCTTTTTCTGGACAGACAACTTTCAAGAAGGTCTGGCTCAGCGTCTCGACACACACCAAATCCCCAATCGCGTGTTCTACCTCGATTCTAAGCGCTTACAAACGCCAGAATATTTTGCCCGATTAGAAAACTTGTTCAAAACCAAGTTAGAACAAGAGTCTTTCAAAGCCATCATCGTGAGCGACAATAACGCGCTCAATATGATGCAAAACCTGCATGAATACGTCGGTGACACGCCCGTTATCTTTGGCGGTATCAACAATTATTCACCTAAACTTCATAAAGATCTGAATGCCACGGGCATTTCCGAAAATATTGACCTTCACAACAACATTCGTTTGATCAAGAAGTTACAGCCGAATGTGGAGCGCGTTGTCGTACTCACTGATTATTCAGTAACAGGGGAGGCGGCCAGAGCTCAGATCGCCAAATACCTGAATGAGAACCCAGAAGACCGATCACTGGTGGAAAGTGTTGTTCCAGAGTCATTTGATAAACTGCTGGATGTTGCCTCTGGCTTGAATGCAGAAAACAGCATCCTATTCTGGATATATTTTCGTGATAAACAGGGCAACGTGATTGAGGACGTGTCCTGGAAAACCCTCAATGAGCGAGCGAATGCCCCTGTATATATGGCTTACAACGCGGGTCTTGGGTTGGGCAGCGTCGGCGGTTTTATGCAAGATGGGTTTGCCAATGGCTCTGCGGTCGGAGAGCTGCTTGTTAAAGTGTTGAACCAGAAAGAGGGGGAGCCATTGCCTGCCCCTCGTCCTATTCGCACCCATTTAAAATTGGATTATCAGGTGCTGCAACAGTGGGGCATGAAAGATTCGGCAGTGCTCGCGGATACCATACTGAACAAACCAGAGCCGTATTTTGTGCAGTACGCCCGCGAGATAAAAGTACTCTCAATGGCTGTCTTTATTCTATTGGTCGTTATTGGTTCGCTGCTATATTACATGAAGCGTCTCAAGCAGAGTGAAACACAAGCCAAACAAAGCCAAGTTTTGCTGGAGTCCATATTCGACCAAAGCTATCAATACATCGGCATTGTGGATCAGTTTGGAAAATTGGTATCGAGCAACAACAAACTCCAAGATTTACTGTATGTGAAAGGGGCGCAGTATGGTCGTCCTATTTGGCAATATCGCGGGTGGTGTGACGAGTCAAAGAAAATCTTCAAAGAATACCTAGAGCAGATAGGACAAGAAGACTCCGTTCGATTTGAAGCAGAGTTGGTTCGCCAGCATTACGGATTAAGTGTTCTGGATGTTGCGATTAAGCCATTGCCTCATGAGATTGGCGATCAATGCCATTTCCTCTTAGAAGCGCAAGACATCACTGCACGTAAAGCGACCGAGCAAAAATTGCTCGCCAGTGAAGCCGATTTTCGTCATTACTACGAAAAGCAACCCGTGATGATGATGACGTTGGATGAAAACAACCGAATTCAAGCGGTGAATCGATTCGCACAAGAGTTGTTGAGCTATTCCTCGCAGCAAATGCTGGGTCGGAAATTGGAAGATTTCTATGCCGGTTCGGTAGAACTGAATGCGCGACAGGTGTTACTTCAGCCCAAACCCCACCATCTTTCTGTTTGGCGACGCGAAATTGAATACACGACAGCGAGCGGCTTCACCATATGGGTTCGAGAAAATATCCGCCCATTAACCGAAACTCATCAATTACTGATTGTGGGTGAAGACATCAGTGAAACCCATGATTTATCACAGCAATTGGCGTATCAGGCCCAACACGATTTACTGACAGGCACTTACAACCGAAACTTCTTTGAGCAGCAATTGCAAAAAGCCATGGTGGAAGTGGAAGGGCATGTTCGCACTCACGCTATGCTGTTCCTCGATCTCGATCAGCTCAAGGTGATTAACGATACGGTAGGGCATGAAGCAGGTGACGAAGCCATTGCATTTTGTGCGTTACTGATACAACAAATATTGCCCAATAGCGCCATTTTATCGCGCATGGGAGGTGATGAGTTTGCTGTGTTATTGCGAGATTGCACCAAAAGTGAAGCGACCGATATTGCTCAGTCGATCATTGACCAATTGAACCAGCACCCATTTGTTCGTGATGACCTGACGTTAAACATCAGCTGTTCCATCGGCATACGTCTTATCGACCATACAGCGGACTCGCCTCAGATGGTACACGCCCACGCAGATACGGCGTGCCACGCCGCCAAGGAAGAAGGCAGAAACCGCTATCAGCTTTACTTACTTCACGATGAAGAGCTCAAACAGCGTGAACGCGAGATGGAAAGCGTGAACTTAGTGCATGAAGCGATTGCGAATGAGCGTTTGCAGTTGTTTGCTCAGCAAATTCAGGGTTTAGACGAGGAGAATGCTCACCAATGCTACTTTGAAATATTGGTTCGACTGGTGGACTCCAATGGAGATTACATTTCCCCTGGTGTCTTCATGCCTGCGACTGAGCGTTACAATATTGCGCATTTGGTTGATAAATTTGTCGTCACTAGGACGTTGAGCTGGCTGGATGAACATCCAGAGCAAGCCGCGTATCTCGATCGAGTATCGATTAATGTTTCGGGTCAATCGGTAGGCAATCAAGATTTTATGACAACGTTGAAAGACGCGTTGCAGCAGAGCAATTTTCCTAATCATAAAATCTGCCTAGAGATAACGGAAACCGCGGCGATTCATAGCATCAAGCAAGCAAGCCAAGCATTTACCGAATTGAAATCTTTAGGTTGTTTGGTGGCGTTGGATGATTTTGGTTCTGGGCTGTCTTCATTTGGTTACCTAAAAACCCTCCCCGTCGATATCGTGAAGATTGATGGCATTTTTGTGCGAGATATAGACCAAAATGAGAGCGATTATGTCATGGTTCGCTCCATTAACGATCTCGCTCAGCAAATGGGCAAAGTCACCGTTGCTGAATTTGTGGAGTCGTCTGCCGTGATGGCTTGCTTGAGCAAATTAGGTGTGAATTATGGTCAGGGTTATCATATTGGTATGCCCAAACCTCTGTCAGAACTGGTGGACGAGCTCGTTCAAGAAAAGCGCACATTACTTACGGAAAATGAATAG
- the ftnA gene encoding non-heme ferritin, with translation MLSQTMVEQLNEQINLEFFSSNLYLQMSAWCEDKGFEGAAEFLRAHAVEEMEHMQRLFTYVSETGAMPILGAIEAPKHEFGSLGDVFRETFEHEQMITQKINKLAHGAFTSQDYSTFNFLQWYVAEQHEEEKLFKGILDKLELVGEDGKALFFIDKDLAAMAKEGSSSIMDASAAV, from the coding sequence ATGCTGTCTCAGACAATGGTCGAACAACTGAATGAGCAAATAAATCTCGAATTCTTTTCATCCAATCTATACTTACAAATGAGTGCTTGGTGTGAAGATAAAGGATTTGAAGGTGCGGCCGAGTTTTTGCGTGCTCACGCAGTAGAAGAAATGGAGCATATGCAACGTCTCTTTACTTACGTGAGTGAAACAGGGGCAATGCCTATCTTAGGTGCTATAGAAGCGCCAAAGCACGAATTTGGTAGCCTTGGTGATGTTTTCCGTGAAACGTTTGAACATGAGCAAATGATCACTCAAAAAATCAACAAACTGGCGCACGGTGCATTTACTAGCCAAGACTACTCAACCTTTAATTTTCTTCAGTGGTACGTTGCAGAGCAACATGAAGAAGAGAAATTGTTTAAAGGGATTTTAGATAAGCTGGAACTTGTAGGTGAAGACGGTAAAGCGCTGTTCTTTATCGACAAAGATCTAGCAGCCATGGCAAAAGAAGGTTCGTCTTCTATCATGGACGCTTCCGCTGCAGTCTAA